The genomic region TCTTCCCATATAGACTTAGAGCCCTTGGTCGCAAAATCGTAAAGCGTTAGGGCAAACTCCTCCAGCTTGGGGTCCAGCCCTGTCGGCCGCAGTGTTTCAAAAGGATGATATTTGGCTTTTCTTTTCTTCTTTTTCATACAGCGGCCGCCGTGATATTAACTTGCCCCCACTAACCACATCTTGAGCCTCTCATCTCGCCACGCTGAAGTCTAGCCCTCGGCTTCCCAAGCTGATAACGAGGGTTCGATTCCCTTCACCCGCTCCACTATTTTCAAGGCCTCCAGCCTACCCCGCCTCACTTAGGTGTCTGTTAAGGTGTCTGTTTCTGCTTTTGCAGACTCCGAACAGTTGAACAGTCACCAACGCCAAGCACGCCGTTTTTTTCAAATCATGCCCGCCTCCTGCCGGCCGATCAGCGCATCGACACCCGCACGCCACCTCGATACTGTTTCGCCGTGATCCGTCCGTGATGACCTATCGTCGTCGTCTCCTTCATGCTTTACTGTATATAAAAACAGTATTAAGGGGGTTGCGCTATGCCGGGAAAAATCATCAACCTGGAGCAGATCAGAGCGCTAAAGGAGGCGGGAATTGAATGGGGGCCTGATCCTTTTCTAGATACTTTACCGCTGTCCTTCTCGACCACTCACTGCGCTGCTGCCCGCGCCATGCTGAATTGGTCAGTAGAGGCACTCTCATTCCGGTCCGGGGTTTCAGTCAAGGCAATCAGAGAGCTTGAAGAAGGCCGGCGAACAT from Pseudomonas sp. GGS8 harbors:
- a CDS encoding helix-turn-helix transcriptional regulator — protein: MPGKIINLEQIRALKEAGIEWGPDPFLDTLPLSFSTTHCAAARAMLNWSVEALSFRSGVSVKAIRELEEGRRTLRSVTMQALSFALETEGLVFLPGLKPMRGQNCRGGTTDPRKRDDFHLLE